The DNA segment GACGCTGGGAGCCTTGTTCGCCAACGAACCGTACCGAGCCAGGAGATAGCTGTTGACCGAGCTTAGCTCCCCTGCCTCCAAGGCCCGATTGAAAACCATGATCTCCGCCACGTCCATGTTCAGATTCTTCGCTCCGTCGAGCTCCTCTCCCACGCGGACCGTCCCGGAAGCGGTCGCGTAGGTGCGCGTCGCAGTTCCGATCGGCTTGCCGTCCCGGAATTGACTGACCACTCCATTCTTGAGCACTACGGTATGGGTCAGCCAACTACCGATGCCGTTCTCGGCGGGGTTCGACGCGACGTCATTAGCTGCGCCCCATCCCTGTACGCCGAGCGTTCCTGCAGCGGTCAGCGTGGCGCCGAAGGCGGCGTTTGTCTTTGGCGCTCCGTAGGCGAATCCAGCCCACCCGCCCCCTGTGTTCGTCGCATTGTAGCGAACGAGCATCACGATCGTTCGGTTGGCGTTCCCTGTTGGAAGCCCGGCGGCGCTCAAACTGTAGAGGGCGTCGGCCACTCCGTTGAAGCGAATCGATGGTTTTCCGTTGGGGGCGAGCGCTTGCAGCTGAGGAGCGCCTGCCGCCACGAGATGGTTCAAGTTGCGCGACTGATCTTCCCAGGTGGATACAGCGCTACCGTTTTTCACCACCCCTGAATCAGCCGACAAGTGCAGGGCGAGAGCATCGGAGGGAATGCTCGAGCACAGCCCATTGGCAACGTACTTCGCAACCAATAGGGTATCGGTAGTCGGAACATTGAAGACCTGTTGCGGGGCGCTTACGTTGTTCGACCAACCGGCAAACTCGTAGTTCGTTCCGTTCACGCATGCGGTTTGAGGCGCGGTGATCGTGTGGTTGAAGTTGACCAGCGTATCCAAAACGTAAGGAGCTGCCTTGGCGGTGTTGCCGTCGACTTGAATCAGCATCCCGGTGGGCTCGCTTCTCAGGTCGATGTTGGCCTTTTGAGGATAGACCTCGATGGTAGAGGTAGCGCTCAAGCCGCTGGAGTCGGTGACCGTGAGGTAGCAGCGGTACAAAACATTGCCGCTGAATCCTTGCCCTTGGTTCGGGATGGGGAAGCTGATCGATTTGACTCCCGTGACTGGTCCCATGGAAGGATGAGCGTTTCCTGGTCGGATGAAGAGCACCGACCAGCTGTATCCACTGGCGGCTACGCTGCCGTCCTCCGCATCGGTAGCGTTGGCGGAGAACGTTAGCGTATCGCCGTATCTGAATACATTGTTCGTCGAGCCTGGACGGCTGTTGCTCACCGTCAGCGAACCAATGATCGGTCGGGTGCCAACCTCCACTTCGGTCGTAGATGCGGCGGTCGAAGTCGGATCCGAGACCTCGAGCGTAGCCGTATAAAGCCCATCGCGGGAATAGGTATGCGTTACCTTCCTACTCACTCCGTCGCTCAAGCTCGCCAGGCTGGTAGAGGTCCCATCGCCGAACCGGATAAGGTACTGCATAGGGTGCTTCTCAAAGTCGCTCGCCTTGAGGGTGAATTCCGTGACAAGCGGCGAAACGCCAGACTTGGGCGTCGCCTGAAAGCTGGAGATGACCGGCCGATTGTTTCCTCCTTCGTAAACGTAGCGCCGCACTGCCCCCAGCACGGAGGGATTGCTCTGTCCGTAGGCCCCTCCCGAGTCGGTAAAGCTCACGTAGTATAGAGCTCCATCAGGTCCCGTATCCAAGCAAGTGATACGACCAACCGGAGCGAGATCGAATCCGTAGCTAATGGCGTCCGGGTTCTTGATCGAAATAGCCCCTGGGCTAGGATTCGGCGCGATTCCCCCTTTCGCGTCGAACTTCAAATAGCGAATGAAGTCGCGCGTCGAATCGGCGTAGAAGTAGGCGCCTTGATACTGGGCTGGAAACTGGTTGCCCCGATAGACCACGCCCCCATTGATGGCAGAGGTGTTTCCGCTGTGGCGATACGCGAAAATCGGCTCTCCGACTGGACTGTCGATGCTGTAGCCAGGAAAGTCGGTGAACGGCGGCAATCCTTCCACCGTCGGCCATCCGAAAAAGATCCCGTCGAAGCGAAAGTTGTCGCCCGCCGTCCCGTAGTCGTTGTCCACGATCTCGCCGGTAGCAGGATCGTAATCGATAACGTGCAAATCCTCCCAGGCGATGGGCTGCTCGTTTCCTCCCACCTCCGCGATATAGAATCGGTTGGAAGGCAAGTCCCACCGCGCCCGAAACGGATTGCGCAGACCGAAGGCGACAACGCTGTCCACGTTGGGACCGTTTCCGTCCCTAAACGGATTAGTCGCCGGGATGCTGCCGTCCTTCGCGAAGCGATGGATCTTTCCGCCGGCATGGGCGAGATCGAGGGCGTAGGAGCCTTGGAAATGGTCGCCGGTGGCGAGCCAGAGGTTTCCATCCGGGCCGAAGTCGAGCCCGCCACCGAAATGGCAGCAGGAATCGTAGCCGTCGGTGTCCTGCCAGATGATCGTTTCGCTAGCGGGGTCTCCCCGACTGGCAAGCCCGCCGCCGTTTTCCAGATGCCTGAATCGAGCCACGCGAGCCTTCGCTCCATTAGGGCCTTTTTTCGGGGTGTAGAAAAGATAGATGTACGGCTGGGCCGGAAAGGCTGGATCGATGGCTACATCCAGCAGGCCGCGTTCCTGATCGGCATTGATCCCGTCGACGTGCGAAGACGCAGCCAAGTTCAAGTAGACCTGGTAGCTTGCAGGCCGCGACGCGGTGTTTACGATCAAGATGGTGCCCTTCTTCTGCAGCAGCAGCATTCGGCCATCCGGCAGGAAGCGCAGCGAAATCGGCTGGTCCAAGCCTTCCACGACGTTCTCGAGAACGAAGCTAGCCGGCGGAGCCCCATAGACTGCAATCGCTTGAGCGATGAGGACATACACGAGTCCAACCCGCCTGAGGCAGGTCCATAGATTGTGACGCATACGAAAAAGTTGTAGGAGTTGGCTGAAACCGATTAGCAGCCTCGCTACCAGATTCCGATCTAGCAAACTTGGTGAAATGGATCACCTTAATTATATCTCGATACCTCGCGAATAACACGAGTGTTTCCACCAAGAGAAGTCTCATTTCATCCCTTGCGTACCCAAGTTTTCGATACTGGAGAAATCAGAAATTCCCCGAGGACAAGTAAAAAACCAGGTCTTCGAGGTTTCGAACTGGGCCCTTTTCCAGCACCATGAAGCGATTTTGGGGCGCCAAAAGGGCTTTTCGGGCCGCAACCGCCCATTTGGGCCAGCTTGGCCAGCTCACTTTTCCGCAGCGAGCGTCGCTCGCGACGAGGCGCCGGACTAAAACAGCTCTCCTTGACTTAGGTCGCTTTTCATCTCGGGGCAGAATGGCAGGTATCGCTTTCGCCAGTCGTCGAGCTTCTTCAGGTAGTAGCTGGGATCGTATGGCATGGTCTCTGGATCGTACTGATCTATCGGATACGCTCGCTGCCAGTCGGAGGTTTGCCCGCGTTCCTTCGGTCTAATAAAATAGCTCACGCGATCTCCCATGCTCAAAGAGCCATCCATTTTCAGAGCGACTTCGAGCGACGCCCGCCTTGGCTTTCCTCCCGCGTCCATCTTCTTCTGGTAGGATTCAGGATTCTGGCTCAGCACTTCCGACTTGGCGATCTTCGACACCGGAAGTCGCTGCTGGGAAATCAGTTTTTCAACCTTCATCGCCTCTACCGCCGGATCAGCCCCCGTCGCCCCTAGCAACGAGTGGATCAAGGTCACCGTCAGGTCCTTCAAAAACGGCTCGATGCCGCGCGAGCGCAAGGCGGAGCCGCGAATCGTCACCTTCGCCCCATCGTAGAGGGCATAGTTCTTCGCCTTGTAGCAGAACATCGACTGGTACCTGCCATCGTACTCCAGCTCGATCCCCTCTGGCAGAATCGCTTGAGCCTTCTTCAGCAAGGCATCCGCCTCGTCGAAAAACCTTCCAGCGCAGACATAGATCCCATCGGTATCCGCCTCCAGCGGGGGGCAACCGGCTTCTTTGAAGAAGGCGATCAGCGACTGCAGTATCTCGCGTCCTTTCGCGGTAACCTCGGATGCTAGCTGGGCGTCTCCGAATCGAGCGCCCGAAAAGCCCAAATAGCCGTAGAACGAGTTGATAAGAATCTTGAAGCTGCTTTGACGGGCGTTGTATTCGCCAGCCAATGACGGATCTTCGGTCTCACGCGCTAGGCGCTTGTATTTCAGCCGGTATTCCCGCAAGCGCTTGAGCATGGGAATGAATACGCCGAGAGAGTCGCGCTTGGGATTGCGTCCGATCATCAGAAGCAGGCTCGGGTAGAGAGAGGCGACGTCGAAATGTAAAACTTTCTCGAATATACCTTCTTCGAAACTCGCGGTGTAGCCGCCTTCGAAAGCAGTCGTATCGCCTGGCGCCGGACAGGCCGCGCGAGCATGAAAATACTCCTCCTGGAAAACGAGGTCGACCTTGCCCGCGGAACCGCGCAGACAGGCTTCCTGCAAGGTGGTGGGAAACGCCTTCGCTTGCTCGAAGTAGGTCGGCAGCAGTTGATCCGCCACCCCGAGCGTCTCACGCAAATCGTCTTTCAGATATTCGAGAAAGGTTTCACGATCATCGTCGAACATGCGCTGGATCTGGTCCCCAGCGATGTAGGTTCGCTCATCTCCCTCTTCCGAGGTAACTCCGAGGTAGCGAGCCACATCCTTAAGCCCATACGACATGAGCTCCCGGGTGGATATGTCGTAGATCTGTATCAGCAGATACGTATCCACGACCGCGCGCCCCGGGATGTCGCAGCGCGGGTAGTCGATCCAGCGCTCCGCAACTCTAAGTCGCGTATTTCGAAAGCTCGCTTCCTGCCCGAAGCGTCCCCAGAGCGGAGCGAGCCTAAAGCGCTTGCAACGGCGGCGAAGATAATCGAGGTCGAACTTGAATATGTTGTGCCCTTCGATTACGTCTGGATCCAGTTCCTGGATACGCCGCCCCAGTCGCTTCAGCAGCTCGCGCTCCGCGGCGTCCGTTCGTTCCTCAAGAACCAACGTTTCGATCTGGTCGCCGCAGCGAAGGCCGATCGCCAGCACGCGATCCCCCTTTCGAGTCGGACTGCTAAAACCGCCTTCCACTTCGCATGCGGTTTCGATGTCGAGTTGCAGTCGACGCAGGTCGCTGTAGCGCATGCCGTCGAACAATCGTAAACGCTCGCTGAGCAGAAACTGGCTTTCCAACAGGCGTATCAGGTCGATAGATCCCGTTCGGCCATGTTCCTTCACCAGCTCGGCATAGGCCTCCAGCGATTCGAAGCGCAGCAGCTGATTGTATTCGCCATCTCCTGACAGCGACTCCGCGACGACGCCCGGAGCGGACCCCAGCCTCGCGTACTTTCGCGCCCAGACAAACGCGGAAAAGGGACGCGTCTCCTCGCGTCGTTGTCCGTTCTCGTCGCCCAAGCAGAGATGGGCGAGGCCATCGGGATCGATCCAGACGCCGCAAAGCGATTCCTTGGTAGAGTCAGCCATATCGAATAAAAAAGCGCGGGAAATCCACCCCGCGCTTCATAAAAGCTCTTCTTTGGATGTGACGGCAACGCCGAATCAGAACGGCTTGAAATAAACCATGTAGATGGCGATCACGCTGGAGACGATCAGAGCGGTGGTGACGAAGCCCTTCGACTTGCGATAGGCCATTCCCGCAAGACCGGCCAAAAACAGCCAGATCACCGCCTTGACGATGAACCAGCCCGAGGAGTAGCTGTAGCCAAACTTCGCCATCAGTCCGAATCCTGCCACCAGCGCCAGAAGACTGAGCACGCCAGTGATGATCATCATCTTCTTTTTCTTATGCTTCTGCGGATTGGCAGCGATGTAGAAAATCGAGCCGATGAGCATCAGCATCGAGAAAACATGAATTACGGAATAAATGCGCGGGTCCATATAAGATGAGCAATACCAACGCTTTTCCCGTCAGGGCAATCGTTAAAAACCGCGCGGACGCACTTCGTTTCGGCCTCTTGGCGGAAACGGATACCCGAACTGAGTTTCGCTCTAAAAAAGAAACTTGGGGAAAGGTCACACGTCCCACCCTTGTGCCGTATGCCGAAGGGGCTCATGGTCCTGTGTACATACAGGTGGGCGCCATCCTGACAGCTTCTACTTTCCGGTTTACGGCTTAGTATCGGCCATCATTCACGACTCCCGTAAAGGTAAAGTAGGCGATGAGCTGGTTATCAACACCTCGAACACGGCAGGACGTGCGATCAGCTCTGTTACAAGTTCAGCCAGCCAAATGGTCAATAGCAATGCGGCGCCCTCAGCGCTTTTGCGTCTTTTTTGACGCTCGCCCCTGCCAGAGGCCACGCGTTAACCATGCCACCGTCAGCAGGTTGTAGATCAACAAGCCCAAGACCTCCCCTGCGGCCATCATTTTGGAAAAAACGGCGTAGAGAGCTACGCTGCCGAGAAGGATGCCCCAGAAGCCGAGCTGATCGAGTCGGGTCTTGGGCTTCGCGACCGCGAAAAAGAGGAAGCTGGCCAGCAGGACCAATGCCCCTGCGCCCATCGAGCCCATCTCGAAGAGACTGGCCGAACGAAGATCGCCCTGGCCCCGAGCCAAGCGCCCCATGCCGAAAAAGAGAATCTGGTTGAAGGCGATGAAACACCAGCCCAGCAGCACGCCGAGCTGCCAGGTCGCCGGAAGGTCCTTTTCGCCGAGCGGCAGGCGTCGGGCCAAGTCGCAGGCCGCAGAGCAGTAGCCTTGTCCTGGCTCCGCCGGCGACGAGCAGTAGTGGCAACGCTCCTCCTGATCACTCATGCTCGCCCTCCTCGTCCTCCTCCAAGTCGCTGGGCTCGGATTCGCCGGAGAGCTGACTGACGATGAGCTCCTGCAGGCTAGCGAAAAGCGAGTAGGCGGCGTAGCCGATCTGCAGGCTCTCCGTCCAATCGACTCCATCGAGATTTCCCTCTTCCAAGGCCTCGTCGCTCAATCCGCCCAGCACGGCCTCACGCAAGCGCAAACGAATGGCCGAGCAGGAGCGAATCACCCGATCCATCTCGTCTGGCTGGATCAACGCCCGTCCCGTCTCCATGAACGATTCGTCGAAAAGACGGGAGATCACGGTCAACTCCTCGCGCTGGGACTTGAGCAGGTCGTTTTTCCAAAAGTCCTCCAGCACTTCGTCCTCTTCCGGCAGGACCACCGGAGCGGCCAGCTCGTTCTCCAGCTGCTCCAGCACGGGACTGATCGTTTCCAGCAAGGTTTCGACCAGCTTCGGATCCAGCCTGATCTCAATCGGACTCATCGCGCTCGAGGATTGCGGAGAGGTGCCACTCCTGCAGCTGGAAGACGTAGGTCTCGGCCTTCTCCCGTTCGCCGGCCCAAACCACCGAACGGCCGTCGCGGTGGACTTCCATCATGTGCTTTTCCGCCTTCGACTTGGACATGCGCAGCACGCGCTCGAAGACCATGGTCACGTAGGACATCAAGTTGACCGGATCGTTGAGCACCACCACCTTCCAGACGTCCGAAGTCTTCGTGGCGTCCTTGGTGTCGGTCTCCGTCGCGGGCGAACCTACTTTTGTCGCAAATGCTACCATCGTTATTAGACTATTTTATCTCTGCCCAGCAGGGCAACCCCAGCCTTCGCGAAGTCCGGCTCAGCCTCGGGGCTCGCTGCCGCGAAACTAATCCTGGGCCTTCGATTTGATCGCCTCGCGGAGCGTCGCTTCCGCATCGGCGATAGCTATCTTCTGCACGTCGCTTTCGTGGCGCCACTTCATCTCGATCTCGCCGTTCTTGAGGCCGCGACCGCCGATGGTGAGACGAAGGGGGATGCCGATCAGGTCAGCGTCCTTGAACTTCACTCCGGGGCGTTCGGCGCGATCATCGACGAGCACGCTAGCTCCCTCGGCTTCAGCGACTTCGCCAAGGCGAAGGGCGAGCGAATCGGCCTCTTCCACTCCGGGATCCAAGACCGTGATGAGGATCTGGTACGGGGCTACGCTCCATGGCCAGACAATGCCGTTTCCATCGTGGCACTGCTCGATGACGGACTGCAGCGTGCGCGAGATGCCGATGCCGTAGCACCCCATGACCGCGGGCTGACGATTGCCATCCTTGTCCACGAAAATGGCCCCGTACTGCTCGTTTTCACTGTACTTGGTGCCCAGCTTGAAAATGTGTCCCACTTCGATGGCGCGCTGGATCTCCAGCGGCTTTCCCGAACGCGGACAGGGTTCTCCAGCCTTCACCTTGCGGAAATCGCCGAAGCGATCGATATCGAGATCGCGCTGCACGCTCACGTTTCGCAAGTGGAAGCCATCCTCGTTGGCGCCGGTGACGCCATTGCCGATCAGGCGAATCGCTTCGTCCGCATAGATGCCATCGATGGCGGTGCGATCCTTGATGGTCCCCTTGGCCACACCGAGACTGCCCGGCTTGGCCCCGAGCAAGGACTCGATCTCTTCCGGAGTCGCCGGACGCGCCAGCTGGTAGCCTAGGGAACCGAGCTTGGCCTCCTCCAGTTCGTCGCATCCGCGCAGGACCACCACGAACGGCTTGTCGTCGCCGATGAAAACCAGCGTCTTGAACTGAGCCTCGGCCGGAACCTCGTAGGGCGCCTTAGCCAATCCGGCGATGGTAGTGACGCCGGGCGTTTCAAACTTCTCAACCTCTCCCGCTGGAGCCGCGTCTTGGAAATCGTCCGGCACCAACCCGCTGGTAGCCTTTTCCACGTTGGCCGCGTAACCGCTCTCGAGGTTGTAGACCACGTCGTCGTCGCCCACATCCGCCGGCACCATGAACTCGTGCGAAAACGCCCCGCCCATCACGCCGGTATCCGCTTCCACAGAGATGAACTTCAGTCCGCAACGGCCGAAGAACCCTTCGTATGCCTTGGCCATGCGCTTGTAGGTCTCGGTAGCTTCCTCGTCGGTGGCGTCGAAGCTGTAGCCATCCTTCATGATGAACTCGCGGGCCCGCATCAGGCCGTAGCGGGGGCGGATCTCGTTGCGAAACTTGGTCTGCACCTGGAAAAACGTCTTGCCCATGTCGCGATAGCTGGAGGCTTCGCCGCCGATGAGCGGGGTGATGATCTCCTCATGCGTCGGGCCCAGCACGAACTGCGGCTCTTCCGGCGCTTCGGCCCCTTCTCCGGCGCTGCTGACCTGATACATGATTTCGCGGGCCACGTTCCAGCGCGGGCCCGCCTTCCAATAGTCGGCCGGCACGATGGCAGGCATCAGCACTTCCATGGCGCCCGCCTTTTCCATCTCTTCCCGGCAGATGCGGGTCACGTTTTCCAGAGCTTTGCTGCCCAACGGCAAGAAGGCGTACATGCCGCTTCCGATCTTCCGAACGAGGCCTGCTCTCAGAAGAAGCTTGTGAGAGTCGATCTCCGCCTCCGCGGGGCTCTCCTTCAGGGTTGGGATATAATGCTTGCTCCAGTAGTGCATGGTGAAGGGCAAGAAATGGAGTTCGGATTTTCCCCGCGCAATGAGAAAATCGCCTCAAAAGGCCCAAAGTTCCCCCCTCTGGAAAACCGCCTGATAGCCCGACCGCCATTTCGTGCTTTATCTCGCCCACGTTTCGCGCTCCCTAGGCGAAATCATGAGCACGCCGGAACGCCCCGAGCCAACCAACAAGCACCTTCCCCACTCCATGCGGACCAGAGAGCCCTGGCCCATGTGGCCGATCGCCCTGGCTATCGTTCTCTTCATCGGCGTCTACACCTACATCCAGCTGAGCTTCCGCAAGGAAGGGCCCGCCTTCGAGCCCTTTCAAGCCATGATGGACCGCAAGAACGCCGTGGTGGAAAAGAACATGTACGACTGGTACGGATTGACCGCCGTTCGCTCCTCGGACCAGGCCCCGATCCCCTCCCCGGCGGAGGTGAGCTCCCGCGCCTACGAGGAGGTGCTGGACGAAGTGGTGCCCGAGCAGCTGAAGTACTACATGCCCGGCAAGCCCATCCTGGTGCCCGGGTTCGTGAAGGTCGAAAGCCCCTCCACGCTCACGCCAGGAGAGCGGCTTCGCCTCCGGCTCTTCCTGCCCGAAGGCATCGCGAACGACGAGCGGGTGAACCTGCTAAGCTTCTACAAGGAAGGAGACCTCTACCTGCTGCCAAGCTTGTTCGTGGAAAAACGCGAGCTCGTCGCGAACGAATTGCTGCAGGGCGAACCGACTCCTGTGGCCTTCGAGTTCCCCACCGACCCGATCGACGCGGATACCGTGACGGTCCGCTTCCTCACCGAAGGACGCCTTTCCACCTGGAGCATGGCCAACCTCGATCCCTCGGCCGCGATCGTCGAGCAAGACCAAGGCGACTTGTAGCCGCAGTCGCCGGGCACGCTGCCATTCGGCGCCTCCCTTCCGGCCCTCGCTCAATTTCCAGCAGCTCCCAACAAGCCAAACCTACGCTTGCTTCCCGAGTGCTAAGCGATTGAATACGAAGCTGAACCGCGACTATGGACGCTAGCGAACCGCAACAGACCATCAAGCCCGCCGACTTGCGCGGCATCCTGAACTACGTACCCAGATTCCTGGGACAAACGTTCGTCGTGGCTCTCGACGGCGCTATCATCGAGCACGAGAATCTGCCCAACGTGCTGCTGGA comes from the Pelagicoccus sp. SDUM812003 genome and includes:
- a CDS encoding PQQ-dependent sugar dehydrogenase; translation: MRHNLWTCLRRVGLVYVLIAQAIAVYGAPPASFVLENVVEGLDQPISLRFLPDGRMLLLQKKGTILIVNTASRPASYQVYLNLAASSHVDGINADQERGLLDVAIDPAFPAQPYIYLFYTPKKGPNGAKARVARFRHLENGGGLASRGDPASETIIWQDTDGYDSCCHFGGGLDFGPDGNLWLATGDHFQGSYALDLAHAGGKIHRFAKDGSIPATNPFRDGNGPNVDSVVAFGLRNPFRARWDLPSNRFYIAEVGGNEQPIAWEDLHVIDYDPATGEIVDNDYGTAGDNFRFDGIFFGWPTVEGLPPFTDFPGYSIDSPVGEPIFAYRHSGNTSAINGGVVYRGNQFPAQYQGAYFYADSTRDFIRYLKFDAKGGIAPNPSPGAISIKNPDAISYGFDLAPVGRITCLDTGPDGALYYVSFTDSGGAYGQSNPSVLGAVRRYVYEGGNNRPVISSFQATPKSGVSPLVTEFTLKASDFEKHPMQYLIRFGDGTSTSLASLSDGVSRKVTHTYSRDGLYTATLEVSDPTSTAASTTEVEVGTRPIIGSLTVSNSRPGSTNNVFRYGDTLTFSANATDAEDGSVAASGYSWSVLFIRPGNAHPSMGPVTGVKSISFPIPNQGQGFSGNVLYRCYLTVTDSSGLSATSTIEVYPQKANIDLRSEPTGMLIQVDGNTAKAAPYVLDTLVNFNHTITAPQTACVNGTNYEFAGWSNNVSAPQQVFNVPTTDTLLVAKYVANGLCSSIPSDALALHLSADSGVVKNGSAVSTWEDQSRNLNHLVAAGAPQLQALAPNGKPSIRFNGVADALYSLSAAGLPTGNANRTIVMLVRYNATNTGGGWAGFAYGAPKTNAAFGATLTAAGTLGVQGWGAANDVASNPAENGIGSWLTHTVVLKNGVVSQFRDGKPIGTATRTYATASGTVRVGEELDGAKNLNMDVAEIMVFNRALEAGELSSVNSYLLARYGSLANKAPSVSITSPASGSGFSLGQSISFSAAANDPEDGSLTSKIVWSSQLSGMLGTGSPITLSTLPLGTHVVTASVTDSKGASASSSVSFTIALDPASGLPLNGLVLQLESDRNIAAGPGNTVAGWLDQSGLGNDLVAMGNPVLVARGTPSGLPAIHFDGDGDKLERSHQTSPLGGLPTGNANRTMYAVIKYNSSPVWAGVAYGTGSSNKAFGLTAKPATQELSLQGWGGSNDLTGTVKASGWQVQEGLLESGVGKLFRNGTLVSQFTHTYATTLTRLVIGEEIARLGYADMEIAAVLIYNRALTAAERAKVSAYLTTKYITSNASPVVVISNPATGSTFLRGAAVAFSGTAQDIEDGNLSSTLQWTSSVDGLLGTGASLSVSSLSPGLHTISASARDSMNASSSSSIQITITNPISVPVTSGLVFQLESDQSLFTDSNGQVTVWRDLSGRGNDLVSEGNPVRVALGTPTGQASVRFDGVDDSLARIHALEPIKDLPLGNANRTVFLVAKYNSGSAWAGFSYGSGASNAAFGLVAKQPGGELVLQGWGTGNDLVSTTVGNGGGWLVQSGMLSSSVGTLYRNGTEIAKFAHSYKTSVGSIVLGEEIRGLGNVSMEIAAVLVYNRALTAAERSSVNAYLLGKYIVR
- a CDS encoding DNA polymerase domain-containing protein; amino-acid sequence: MADSTKESLCGVWIDPDGLAHLCLGDENGQRREETRPFSAFVWARKYARLGSAPGVVAESLSGDGEYNQLLRFESLEAYAELVKEHGRTGSIDLIRLLESQFLLSERLRLFDGMRYSDLRRLQLDIETACEVEGGFSSPTRKGDRVLAIGLRCGDQIETLVLEERTDAAERELLKRLGRRIQELDPDVIEGHNIFKFDLDYLRRRCKRFRLAPLWGRFGQEASFRNTRLRVAERWIDYPRCDIPGRAVVDTYLLIQIYDISTRELMSYGLKDVARYLGVTSEEGDERTYIAGDQIQRMFDDDRETFLEYLKDDLRETLGVADQLLPTYFEQAKAFPTTLQEACLRGSAGKVDLVFQEEYFHARAACPAPGDTTAFEGGYTASFEEGIFEKVLHFDVASLYPSLLLMIGRNPKRDSLGVFIPMLKRLREYRLKYKRLARETEDPSLAGEYNARQSSFKILINSFYGYLGFSGARFGDAQLASEVTAKGREILQSLIAFFKEAGCPPLEADTDGIYVCAGRFFDEADALLKKAQAILPEGIELEYDGRYQSMFCYKAKNYALYDGAKVTIRGSALRSRGIEPFLKDLTVTLIHSLLGATGADPAVEAMKVEKLISQQRLPVSKIAKSEVLSQNPESYQKKMDAGGKPRRASLEVALKMDGSLSMGDRVSYFIRPKERGQTSDWQRAYPIDQYDPETMPYDPSYYLKKLDDWRKRYLPFCPEMKSDLSQGELF
- a CDS encoding ATP-dependent Clp protease adaptor ClpS, translating into MVAFATKVGSPATETDTKDATKTSDVWKVVVLNDPVNLMSYVTMVFERVLRMSKSKAEKHMMEVHRDGRSVVWAGEREKAETYVFQLQEWHLSAILERDESD
- a CDS encoding proline--tRNA ligase, with protein sequence MHYWSKHYIPTLKESPAEAEIDSHKLLLRAGLVRKIGSGMYAFLPLGSKALENVTRICREEMEKAGAMEVLMPAIVPADYWKAGPRWNVAREIMYQVSSAGEGAEAPEEPQFVLGPTHEEIITPLIGGEASSYRDMGKTFFQVQTKFRNEIRPRYGLMRAREFIMKDGYSFDATDEEATETYKRMAKAYEGFFGRCGLKFISVEADTGVMGGAFSHEFMVPADVGDDDVVYNLESGYAANVEKATSGLVPDDFQDAAPAGEVEKFETPGVTTIAGLAKAPYEVPAEAQFKTLVFIGDDKPFVVVLRGCDELEEAKLGSLGYQLARPATPEEIESLLGAKPGSLGVAKGTIKDRTAIDGIYADEAIRLIGNGVTGANEDGFHLRNVSVQRDLDIDRFGDFRKVKAGEPCPRSGKPLEIQRAIEVGHIFKLGTKYSENEQYGAIFVDKDGNRQPAVMGCYGIGISRTLQSVIEQCHDGNGIVWPWSVAPYQILITVLDPGVEEADSLALRLGEVAEAEGASVLVDDRAERPGVKFKDADLIGIPLRLTIGGRGLKNGEIEMKWRHESDVQKIAIADAEATLREAIKSKAQD